The following DNA comes from Clarias gariepinus isolate MV-2021 ecotype Netherlands chromosome 7, CGAR_prim_01v2, whole genome shotgun sequence.
aggggTACATTAAAATCCATTGGGTGTATTTTGCGAATGACCTAAAATAACTaacttcctgttgagtagatcccatgacatgcaatgtgaAAGTTCTTTAGCTAAATGAGATCTAAATGCGTACCAGGTTCTATGTgcatatgtgcaagtgtgtatgagctatgcagcaaaattcTGTGTGAGATAAAATTTTGCAGTAAAATCTTGGGACCCAAACTCTCAGGCATCAGGTGGCAGATCTAATgccagcagattccaacctgtgtcgattttcatgaatttttaagcatgttaaaaCCCTCAAAAAGCCTAGAATgctgaaaaaaatccttagaagaacaagagggccccttacacactatgacgacatagggtggatgtcatagtgcttggactctaaaaaaaagaaaagaaaaaacaggtcTAGGGTGATCTAGGATCTCCAAAAAAACAAGCTGGGTAATTAGTTATGCTAAAttccttctgtgtgtgtgtaaatctgtgtgtgagagtgtgtgcacaTGCACGTTGTTTTGGTACTGGTGTCCCATCCTGGCTGCATTCCTGTATTTAAGCAATGCCAGGACAGGCCTCACCTGTTGGTTTAAAATTGTGTTAATTGCGATCAGGGGAAATTTACAGTCACCAATCATTTATCTTCTAGTAAACATCCGTTAGTAAGGAATAAAATTTGGGCTTGAAATTATGACTTGTGTACAATCTCATCAAGGagttggactacggttcagaaggtcccaggttcaatcCCTATGACCATGATTttgccactgctgggcccttgagcaaggcccttaaccctcaactgcttagatgtataatgagataaaaatgtaagtcgctctggactGGATGTGAATCTCTATAGTTCTCTACATGCTCAGTGCAGCGTCCTAGCAACACTAAAACCTAACAGAACAGAAAGACTGCCATCTGCTGGACAACTCAGTACAACACAATGACAACAGAGACAACCCTCATTTCTACGCTCAACCTAAAAGCCCAGACGTGTCTTTAATACTAAAAATACTGACTTAACAACTTACCCCCCGGATTTCAAGAAGTTGAGATACTAACAAAGGGACCTTTAGTGCTGCAACACTACCGGTTACACCCAGGAGAACGCGAAATCTGGAACCAGTAGAACTCAGATTCTGCGCTGTGCTACCGCTAGCGCACTCACAGGTGGGCTGCATTGCACGAGCTAGTTACCcgaaatttgttttaaaataacagattttcTCTCAACGTCATAGGCGGGCGATTTGTTTGTCAACGTGTGGCGCTTTAAGTCAAATTAAAAACTAGATTCATGCTGGAAAGGGTTTTTCGAAATTCTGttgctctctttctttcacttcCGTCAACACTGCAGTTCAGTGACATTGGTAACAGCAGTAACTGCATTGGTAACAGCGCCCCTATTGGCAGGATGGTGCATTAATGTAAATTAGGACACatttctctctttatatatatattttttaaatactcatCGGTGCTAATGTCCTGCCATATATATTTTCCATACCACCTGTGCATATTCATACAAACAACTAAATAGCTTTAAGGAAACTGTTCAAGGTGAGTGGTAGTCTATAgtacattttatttcctttctacCTAGACGTTGAAAAAGCGCGCCCCCGCGGCCGTACTGTATAGCCGCGCGCACGCGCACCACTCGCCGCCGAATATTCTGGGCGAAACTGATTATGCGCGTTCCGCCAGTCTGTTCCTGATGTGTTGGGGGGCTGCATTTGTTCAGCCCATGTTTCAGCAGCAGAAGTGACAAAACATCTCACGATGCAGACTCTCACACCGCACGTGTTTTGGGCCCAGAGGCACGGCGAAATTTACCTGCGGGTGGAGATAAGCGATGCAAAGGTAACAGTGCTTCTTCAATTAATTAGCGCGAAATAGCAGTAGCTAGCTGTCGTTTCAACAGAGAGCTAGCTCCTGCTTTACTTGTCGATCTTGTAGCAGCATGCTTAATTGTTTGTTAACAATCCTATGTTACATTTCCCCTAAACTTGCAGAAGATAAACGTGTTTTTGATATTTGTGTAGTTTTTAGGCAGGCACCTTTTTTGTCATGCTAGTAACGTTGTACTCTATATCTGACAGGTCTTTTTGACAATTAGCTGGTAAGCTAAACGAGCTAGCATTTCTGCCAGCAGTCATTATATACTGTTTAATATAAGCACAATACACACCggaaaatgcaaacaaatgtaATGATCAGGTTACTAATGAGCACCTGTCGAATTGAAACCTGACTCTGGAATTGAAGATTAAAGGCTgcatacaaaaaacaaaccaaaaggtTTCAAAAGGATCACACCTGTCTGAGATCCAGACAAAGAAATTTATCTGTCTGCAGTCATGTTTAAAAGCTGTTATTCccttttaattccttttttgtGTGAGTGTTAAACCACGATTAAAAACCATCTGATCGTAGCGGGTTTTAGTATTagacaaatacaacctcaaacgAGCaacaaataactttttcacTGTCCCGTTAcagtattaacaaaaaaaaaaatgaacccaAAAAGAAACGTTACTGCTTAATACTAACCCTTTCTGCTTACACAAGATTTAAGAatgtaagttgcagccaggtgctgcatCAGCCcatgattaattgatcatcggcaggtgtgcagacctctataaaatgCTGATggccatgacagcacaattagaagaagactgaacaagtacagcTTGTTTGGAACAATTGCTAGGAAAAAGTCTCTCCTGTCTGAAAGGACCTGGAAGTATGACTGTGGATTGCAAAtttgcatctgaacaaaccacaagacttctGAAACAATGTCCTATGGTCAAATGAGACAAAAGTGGAATTGCTTGTTCTTAATGTCCAGCACCATGTTCGGCGAAacccaaacagcatttcagcagaaacacctcatacccactgtcaatCATGGAGGTGGACGGGTGATGATTTGcgcttgttttgcagccacaagACCTGTGAGTCGACCATTGAGTTGACtatgaactcctctgtataccagacTATAGAGGCAAATGTCAAGCCATCTGTACAACAGCTAAAACTTAGTCAAAGTTCTTTTACAATGATGTAAGGAACTGATAGTCACAAAGAAAAGGATTActttaagttattgctgctaaagattgatctacaagctattgaatcatgtccacatttctttctttttgactTCATATTAGTTAGCTAAATTATAGCACGGTGAAAAAGTTTGTTCATCTGAGgatgtatttgcctaatactgagacctgctactatttttttaaataagtttttacacaacaaaacatagaattaaaagagagaCTCCTAACTTTTGAACTTGAAGGTATTTGTCTATCTGTTAGCACACAGAACATAACCATATGATATTAAGGTGGAGTTTATATTTGTACATATAGATCCATGACTTCCTCCTCCAGAGCCATCTGTACCCctcatgttttatttacaaacCTTTTACTCAGGTACTGGATGACACAACATGTGGCTTGTACACAGCTAGGTGTTTCCTTTCGTTACTTCCACTCTTCCCCCATTACTGTTGCTCAGTTCTAAGAATGGATTGTATGTCTgacaaacatttttacactctgctcatgcatggtcattgccCTATAAACGTAGGCATGGACGACTTTAACACAGTAGTGCAATTGTTGTGTTTCCATGAAACTGGTAGTAACCTGTTGTGAATACCACTTTGATGCAAATCGTTCATGTCAACTGCCTGTCATTTGATGCTACACTACCTTTAGTTCTCACAACAGATCATTTGTTTCCAGGGTTGGCTGCCGTTCTTCAAACACTGGTCATATGTTAAAACAATgtatattagttttattttattttccatagCACAAATGTCATATCTGGTTTATTTTTAGGAAATGaaaaaattgtttgtgtgtggtttttGCAGAACCTTGACATAAGTGTACAAGGGAACACCCTTCAGTTCAGAGGTAGGTCTTTTAACCATCTGCAGTGGCTATTAATACTTAATGCAGCGTTCTTTTAAACTGtctcactttattattttttaccagGTCAGGGTCATGGAGCAAAGGGagaaaatgaatatgaattcagcTTGGAATTCTTAAAACCAGTGAAAGCTGAGGTATGCTGATGTTGGATGCctgttctttaaatgtttttcaatgTTACTGATCAAAGAAATGTTCGACTAGGTTTAAATGCTTGTAAACTCTCATCGTATGTATGTGTTGAAGATGACTTTACTAAAGGTGAGGCTTTTAGATCATACAGTCAGTGATGAAACTTTTTCATCTTCAGAAGATTTATAGTGTTTTATTGCTTGTACATATACAGGATAAGAATTATGTGCTTGCTCATTTATATCAGTGAGATTTGCCACGCACCTGCTTTTAGTGATTTCTGAAGGCTTTTCTGAAGAataacttttttctctttcttatgttgtttaatttttttatgcacatttgTGTAGATAAAACACAAATCCACCCAGCGTCAGGTAAATATCACGGTGAGAAAGCAGAAGCACTGCTGGTGGGATCGGCTCACGATGCAGGAGAAGAAGCCAGTGTTTTTAGCCCCTGACTTTGACCGCTGGTTGGATGAGTCTGATGCTGAGATGGAGTTGAGGCAAAAGGTAAGTGGGACTTCTAAATTATAGGAAGTGTTTCTTATGACtggaaattcataaaaaaaaatatattcacctGTTTCTGTCACCCATGACATAAAGACATTGTGGCTCTCACTGACCCTTGTTTACCTCTTTGTTTGCATCTACCTTGcacaggaagaaaaaataaataaggtaaCCATTGAGTCCAGGATTCCAAAGGACCGTAAGTGAACTTTGAGTgctgaagattttaaatttttcaaaaataaagcgggtgaaaaagaaaaagtgaaaaccagataatgaattatttaaacttttttttggtttcaaaCAGCTTACTTAGGCCTGAAAAAAGGATATCTTTTCATGTACAACCTGGTCCAGTTCCTTGGATTCTCTTGGATCTTTGTTAACATGACTGTTCGCCTATTTATACTTAGAGAAGGTgaggaattatttatttaagtaaacagAGGCTACACTATCCATATCTATTGTAGACAACTCTACTCTGTCTACTCCAAAATGTATGGAATCACCACACTTGGATGCCGTTCATcaagatttaattttaatattttactttgtagcaaattaaaaaatgaaagatataatacaaatcatttttgtttaattggtcattttggatttgtaaaaaatacaacaaacattCAAACAATTACATTGTAACATTTAAATCAGTATCATATTTTTCCCAGTTCCTGTAGAGGAAGAAATTGAATTAAAGCCAGAGGTTGTATTTGTCCCATATGTCAGCTTTTGTTAAGGCTATGAGCCTTCTGTCATGCAAAATACAGTAGCCATACTTATCACGGTGTTTGCTGTAAACTTGTATTTTGACAATGTTTTGACtagatacagtataatgaaatgTTTGTAGGTATGGAGGCATAATAgaggattttctttttctaatgaTGGTCTAATTAgttacattgttgttgttttttttatatagattcTTTCTATGATACCTTTCACACCATTGCTGATGTGATGTACTTCTGTCAGATGCTAGCCATTGCTGAGGTTATTAACCCTGCTTTGGGGTTAGTCAGGACTGGTGTGATGCCTGCCTTTATTCAGGTGAGAGGTGTAGATCCTGTCAAACGTACTGTGATTAAGCAAGTGACAGAgagatttttaaaatagaattttATCACATTCAGaatttcctgcaaactgtggtgTCTTTCATCttgattaaagttccctttcgCAACTGAGCTGGGTAAGCAGGAAGTGTTTAGCTCGCCTGCTTCTGTTATTCACAGCAAATTTTACTAGCCAGCCAATGACATGGTAATAATACCAAACATGGTAAAGGCCACGTCTGTTTGCTTCTGTGTTAATCAATCTGTTAATTTTGTGATTGTGACTGTGATGTGTAAACATCTGGCAATTTATGAGTGAGTGCGTGTGATGATTGTCACTCACACACTTGCACGCGCACAGACAGTTTGCATATGCAACATTTACAcccaaatttaaataatgactGATAAGAGTCCCTGTGCTTACACTTTGTACAAGTTCTGTTTTTGCAGCATGCCTGACATTCTGCAtgtttcttaataaaaaaaaaaaggggaactTTCTATTCAATATTTGTTACTCTACTGTACCAGACTGTGGTGGATCCATTTTGATAATCTTGAACACAAAGTTATTTTGTATAAAACTTTAATCACATTGGCTCACCAAATGAAACCAGCAATGGTAccagcattgttttttttgcacatttaaataaataaaagtgcacTATGTGAAATGCGTCACTGTCAGCTTTTGAGCAAGACAGAACAATGATTCACTTGTGccattttaaagttaataataCAGTTTAGTTTAATACTTTAATATTATCTGGCCTTTTGGCTCATTTTGTAATTCACTCTCAGCTTGCTCATGTTTTATGATCTATAAAACAGGCAAATATGTTTATATGCTCATCACTTGATTGTGACATTGTTTTCATGACAGAATTTTGTGATGGTATAGGGCCATAATGCAAGTTATgaatttttattgcttttctttCAAATAATTGTTTctccatgtatttttttttcctattttgagTATCCAATCATATGATTCGAGTACAAATAAGGATGTGTTCAGCAAATATGCAATGTTAAAGTTACCTGAAAAATCGAACAGTTTTAATTTGTCTTCCTAAACTTTTAAAGGTGATGGGGAGGAACTTTGTTCTATTTGTCATCTTCGGGAGCCTTGAGGAAATGCAGAACAAacctgttgttttctttgtcttCTATCTTTGGAGTGCTATTGAGATATTTAGGTGAGCTTACCTAATGAATTACCCACTTGCAAAGGAATACACTATATAGCCAAAAGTTTATGGACAACAACCATCACATTCATATGTGGGTCTTCCCCCAACATATTGGAAAATGAAAATACACAACTGTCAGGTTGTTTTTGTATCCTGTAGCATTACAGTTGTCTTCACTAGAACTAAGgtgcccaaacctgttccagcataacAGTGtctctgtgcacaaagcaaggtctatAAAGACGTGGTTGCCAATGTTGAGTAGAAGAACTTTAATGTCCTACCCAGAGCCTTGACCTCAACCACACACTGAACATGTTTGGGATGAGCGGGAATGGCGATTACACCCAAGGCGTGACCTTACTAATGGTCATGTCTGAAAAGGAAAATCCTAACATTTCAAAACCTATTAAAAAGCCTGCACAGACAAGTGGAGGTTGTCCAGCAAAGAGGGAATGATATGTTCAAAAGCACATATCGGTGTGATAGTcaagtgtccacatacttttcaCTATATAGTGTATTTACCAATGTTGAAGCATGTGATGAAATTTTTCAGCTTAACCAAGCTGCTAGTTTTAAGGAAGTCACATGAAACTCTGTGGCTCTGACAGCTCAGTACCAATATtagcatatatttttaatctgtagaaaaaaaggccataaatacagtggtgttaGAAACAATTTATCTTTTGAAAATAGAATACGGAAGTTCTGAAAGTGATTCTAGTGAAAATGCAGATATATACTTCTtttgaaatacttttttttttttactttaggtaCCCCTTTTATATGTTGACATGCATTGACACTGAATGGGAAATACTGACTTGGCTACGGTATACTATTTGGATTCCACTGTACCCACTTGGTGTTCTTGCTGAAGGTGAGAATAGTAATAGttactttactttttctttaatcaCTTTATTCTAGATAAGATATGTTGATGTTTAAAGTGTTCGCTAACAATCTGATCAGGCAGTATGTTTCAGACTTGTGTAAGGttttgtttgtgtcttgtttGTCCATCAGCTGTGGCAGTCATCCAGTCTATCCCCATCTTCAATGACACAAAATTCCTAAGCATCCCTCTGCCTGAGGTCCTTGGCTCCTCCCTCAGCTTCTCCTACATCCTGCAGCTCTACTTGCTAGTCATGTTTTTGGGTGAGTCTTTCCACTTTGAGAATTGCACTGCTTTGACATGTGCCATTCTTGTGCAGTTAACTGCAACATGGTCTTATTTCTGTGCACAAGCACTGACCTGTAATCTACTATTGCATGCTTTACAGGACTTTTCAGCAACTTCCGTCATCTTTACAAGCAGAGGAGAAGACGTTTCcgaatgaaaaagagaaaagccaATTGAGATGCTCATGGAAGAAATGAAATGTGCTGCCTTTAGCAGGACCACATCAGTCTATTGTTTTCTGCTCTCTATCTAGAGAAGGCTATATCTAGAAGCAGAATTGTCTATTCCTCTgctgaattaaaaagaaataatttacaGAGTAACTTTCAAAATCAATCAGAACTTGACCCAACTATGTAACAAATCGGTTTATTTAATAAGGatcaaagtatttaaaaaatctagcCGTTATTTCCATTTTGTTTAGTTATGTATGTTTAGTGAATTTTGGGgttgaaaatgtaataacaCTCCCCCATCAGTCATTTCCTGGAACGGTTATGTATGTTTATCTCTGCAGAATAGCAGACAACCTGTTATAGGGACCAACAACCTCAGGGACTGTAAAAGTTTAACAAAGCAGTAGAAACCCACAAAGTGGGCAAAAATCTGTTATGTTACTTCATGAAAACACTGAATACCAGGCAACGAAtgattgtttaaaattatgctaaACTATCAGATGAATGATTATGATCAACTACATTACAAATGTGTGatgcacttttatttcttttgtgtcAATTATAGAAAATGCTATGTACACAAAAACCAAATACTTATTGAGAATGGGTTCTTGATGAACAGGTTTCTTTCAAGGATAcatccatgtaaaaaaaaaaaaaagggcaggcCTTTAATGAGCATTTCCTGTGGTACAAAATTCATAGCTCCTTATCCATTCTGAAG
Coding sequences within:
- the hacd3 gene encoding very-long-chain (3R)-3-hydroxyacyl-CoA dehydratase, which codes for MQTLTPHVFWAQRHGEIYLRVEISDAKNLDISVQGNTLQFRGQGHGAKGENEYEFSLEFLKPVKAEIKHKSTQRQVNITVRKQKHCWWDRLTMQEKKPVFLAPDFDRWLDESDAEMELRQKEEKINKVTIESRIPKDPYLGLKKGYLFMYNLVQFLGFSWIFVNMTVRLFILREDSFYDTFHTIADVMYFCQMLAIAEVINPALGLVRTGVMPAFIQVMGRNFVLFVIFGSLEEMQNKPVVFFVFYLWSAIEIFRYPFYMLTCIDTEWEILTWLRYTIWIPLYPLGVLAEAVAVIQSIPIFNDTKFLSIPLPEVLGSSLSFSYILQLYLLVMFLGLFSNFRHLYKQRRRRFRMKKRKAN